The genomic segment AAACTACTATGATCTGCATCCGTGGTTTATCAGCGGTTAATTCAAACATTCTTTTTTAAGAATCTCAATCCAATTGTCTATGCGGCCGTCGGTTTTATCATCTTCATTGACTTCATCAATGGCAAGCCCGACGAACTTATCGTTGACCACAGATCCTGATGCACTGAAAGAATATCCGTCGGTATCTGTTGCTCCGCAAAATGTGCAGCCTGTATCTTTCAGGTCCTCGTAGAGATTACCCATGCCACCGCAAAAAGTATCGCTATACGATTCAGCATCTCCGCAGCCGAACAAGGCCACATATTTATGGGATATGCCTGCCGCTTTAAGAACTTTGACTCCATCATACCAATCGTCTTGCAATTCGCCATCTCCCCAGGTTGAGGTTCCTAACAGCAATACATCGTATTGCTTCACTAATTCTTCGGTAATTTTTGATGCATCATAAATATCCGTTTTAGGAAGGTTCAGCTTTGCTGCAATTTTACGCGCTATGTCTTCGGCAGTTCCGGTTGTGGAACCATAAAATATGCCAATCTTATTCATAATTTAATTATTTTTTATTTAGTATCTTGCAAAGATAGACTGCTTACTTAATATATGAAATACCTATTTATGTGTATTTGTGTTGTTTTGGTCACTATAAATAGTGATTATTTGAAAAATACCTATTTATAGTGATTGTGTGCGCACAAAATAATGTGTTATTTTGCAATATATAATATAATATAGGTATTTTATGGATAAGTTGCAAAAATATAAATCTACGGATAAGATGAGTGATCTTATTTGCGATAACTATTCATTGCTGCAGGTTATGAGTCGCTTCGGATTATCGCTTGGATTTGGCGATAAAACGGTGAAGGAGGTTTGCGAAATGAATAAGGTAGATTATCATACTTTTCTAACTGTGGTGAATTTTATGGAAGAAGGGTTCTCGCGAATGAACGATGAAACGGAAGATATATCTATACCTGCCTTGGTCGATTATCTTCGTCAGGCGCATGTTTATTTTCTTGATTTTTCTCTGCCAAGCATACGACGTAAATTAATAGATGCTATAGATTATTCGGAAAAAGATGTTGTATCTCTTATTCTTAATTTCTTCGATGTATATGTGCGTGAAGTAAGAAAGCACATGGAATATGAAGAAAAAACGGTTTTTAAGTATGTTGATGATTTGCTCTGCAATCAGGCAAAAAAAGATTATCAGATAAGTACTTTTTCTAAACACCACGATCAGATTAGCGAGATGCTTACTGAGCTGAAAAATATTATAATTAAATATTGCCCTTCAAAAGCTAATAATAATTTATTAAATGCAGTTCTTTTTGATATATTTGCTTGCGAGGAAGCGCTTGATTCTCATTGTAAAGTAGAAGACTACCTCTTTGTTCCGGCTATTCTGAAATTGGAAAGGAGGATCTGCAGTGATAAAAAATAACGAAACAATTCGTATAGCCATAGCGGAAGCATCTGTCATTATTCGTAGTGGTTTGACGGTTGCTCTGAGGAGATTACCGAATCTTAAAATACAGCCTATAGAACTTGGCTCTATTGACGCGCTAAATGATTGTTTACGCACTCAGCCTCCCGATATTTTAATTGTAAATCCTGCTTTTGGTAACTATTTTGATGTCAGCCGTTTTCGTGAAGATGTATATGGAAAAGGCATTCGAGTGGTTGCTTTGGTTAGCTCGTTTATTGATGCGGCACTGCTGAGTAAATATGATGATTCGATTGCTATTTGCGATGATCTGGAGTTGATTGCGGTTAAAATAAGTCGCTTGCAAAACATAGAACCGGCTGAAGATAATGACAATCAGGAGACATTGAGTTTGCGCGAGAGAGAGATTGTGGTTTGTGTAGTTAAGGGGATGACCAATAAGGAGATTGCCGAACAATTGTTTCTGTCTATTCACACGGTCATTACTCATAGGAGGAATATCAGCAGAAAGTTACAAATTCATAGTGCTGCAGGTTTAACAATTTATGCCATTGTTAATAAATTGGTGGAAATAGGTGAGATAAAAGATTTATAGCCCAAAAAAATCCCCGCACGATTTTCTTTATGCGGGGAATATTGTATCTAAACTCATTTCAAGTAATAATGCTTAAGGGGTTTTAAAGAGTTGTCGAGCTCATAAACCTGAGGAATTCCTGTAGGTATTTCAAGACTGACTATGTTATCGTCACTTATTTGATCTAAATACTTAATCAATGCCCTAAGACTGTTGCCATGTGCTACCACTAATACCGTTTTATCATCAAGTAGGGCAGGAGCAATGCTGTCATACCAAAAAGGAAGTACTCGCTTGATGGTCAGCTTCAATGATTCTCCTAAAGGAAGCATGCTTTGATCGAGCTTTTTATATTTGTTTTCATGAAACGCACAGCGTTCATCCTCGGACGATAACAACGGAGGGACAATATCATAGCTTCTTCTCCAGATATGTACTTGTTCGTCTCCATATTTTTGGGCTGTTTCTGCCTTATTGAGGCCTTGTAAGGCGCCGTAATGGCGTTCGTTTAAGCGCCAATGGTGAATTTCCGGTATCCACATCTGATCGGCTTCCTCTTGTAAAAGATGTTGGGTCTTTATAGCCCGTTTTAAAATGGATGAAAATGCAATGTCAAAGCTGAGCCCGGCTTCTTTTATTAATCTTCCTGCTTCACGGGCTTCTTTTTCTCCTTTTTCACTCAGAGCCACGTCTGCCCATCCTGTGAAACGGTTTTGTTGATTCCATTGGCTCTCGCCATGTCTTACTAAAACTAGTTTTCTCATAATTGTTATTGTCTTATATTATTATACTAATATATTAAATGTATAACATTTGTAGGCAAATAATGTTTTTGAATCAGGTCAAGCTAAGATTTGAAAAACAAAATCCCGACGAAATCACTTTGGCGGGATCTGTCTAATCTTACTTAAATGTGGCTACGTAATAAAATTATGACTAATTAATTAAATTCTGATACGTGCAAAGATAATAGCTTTGCACGTAGGGCACAATCCCTTATATAGGGTATATTATGGTGATTTACTAACTATATATGGTTACGGATGTACTGTTATTCAGACTTTTTCCCATTTTTTGTTCTCGAAATTATATTGTTTAATCACGCGAGCGGGAATTCCGGCACAGACAGAATAAGAAGGCATGGAGCGGCTAACCACACTTCCGGCTGAGACAACGCAATGTCTGCCCAATGTAACTCCCGGCAGGATGATGGCATTGGCTCCTATCCATACATCATCTTCAATAGTGATAGGGAGTGTTGTTACACCTTGCTCGTCTATCCGCATATCTACATTTTGATAGTTATGATTGAGTCCGCTTACGGTTATATTTTGTGCAAGGTTAACGTAGTTCCCGATGGTAACCGGCCCGATGATGGTGTTCCTTAATCCAATCCGCGTGTAATCTCCAATAATTATGTCGCCTACGGCATTGTTTAGGCAGCAGAAATCTTCAACAACAGAATAGCAACCTAATGCGAATCGATTGAAAGGGGGCAGATCTTTTCTTACGCTACGATAAATAACCGATCCTTTACTCCTTTTTAAATAGATGAAGTAGAATAGATGAATCCACCACCGGGGTTTTGCTTTGACGGGATGCATAATAAAATTGTGCAGTGCCGATTTTAAAGCAGGATGTTGATCTATTTTTTGTTTAAAAGTACTTAGGTTCATTTTATTTAGTTAGTTTATTGGGTAACCACATGAATGCCATAATCCCTTTATAAGTAGCCGCTGCCAGATCAAATCGTTTTTTGATGATGAATTGGATGCTGTTTTTAGTTGCCGCTATGGTTGTCAGGTATAATATTGTAATCCATTGCACAATCCCTTTTTTGTGTCTTAAAGCGTATAATAACCTGTTTCTTGTCATATAAAAGGTGCGCAGAGCACTTAACTGCCCGGTACTTTGGCTTTCCTTATGAAATACGGTGCAGTGTCCATTATACCAAATTTCATATCCATGTTCTTTAGCTGATGTACTCCAGTCTATTTCTTCGTAGTACAGAAAAAAGATTTCAGGCATTAAGCCTATTGCATTTATTGCCTCTCGGCTTATCATTAAAGCTGCGCCATGAGCATAAGCTGTGTTGTACGGATTGTCATACTGTCCGTTGTCTTCTTCTCCCAGACCAATGGTTTTATTTCTTAATGTAATGTTGCTTAGTGGGGTGTAGCCTGCATATTGAATGCATTGTCGTTCTGTAGCAAAACATATTTTGGGGCAAACTATTCCTATAGAAGGGCTTTTAGCAAATGTTTCTATCAAATAATGGAAACTATCATCAGCTACGTAAGTGTCATTATTAAGGAGTAGAATAAATATCCCTTTGGCTTGCTTAATGCCTAAATTGTTGCCTCCCGAAAAACCTCGGTTAACCTTGCTGCTAATTACATTAATGGATGGATATTTTTCTTTGAGTTTAGTTGCCTCATCTTCTTTAGATGCATTGTCAACTACTATAATTTCGTAGCTTACCGAATGTACATGTGTGTGGATAGACTCAATCAGCTCGGAGGTATCATTCAGGCCGTTGTAGTTTATAGTAATAATCGATATGAGAGGATTTGGAGGCATATTTAAACATCTTCTTTTTGAATAAATGCAGTTAAAGTTCTAAATATGATTTTTAGGTCAAGCCAGAAAGAGAAGTTTTTGGCATATAATATATCAAATTGTTTCCTTTCCTCGGCCGATAGTGTACCTGCTTCACCTCTTTTTTCTACTTGCCACAGACCTGTGAGCCCGGCAGGAGCCATAAAACGATCAATATATTCATCACTGGTTAGTAATTCCGCTTCATAGAGAGGGAGCGGACGATTACCAACAATCGACATATCACCTTTCAGGATATTTATGAGTTGAGGAAGTTCGTCAATACTGTATTTTCTGATGAAATGGCCTATTTTAGTGATTCGGGGATCGTGTTCTAACTTCTTGAAAGAACTATCCTTTTCGTGTGATTTTTGACTTATATAATCTTGTTCGGAAATCACAAAATCATCTGAAATGAGAACTGCATCATTTAAGCTACCTGCTCCAATATTTTCTTTTTTATCAGAATTTGGTGAATCTTCTTCTGATTGATATTGATTAAGAGTCTCGAGTTCTTTAAGCCGTTTATCGGCATTGATATACATTGATCGAAATTTCAAAAAATCGAAGATCAGATAGTTGCTTCCTACCCGTTTTGATTTATAAATGATTCCTCCTTTACTCTCTATTAGAATGGCTATAGCAGTGAGGATTAATAAGGGAGATAGGCATACAAGAGCAAT from the uncultured Bacteroides sp. genome contains:
- a CDS encoding glycosyltransferase family 2 protein, which gives rise to MPPNPLISIITINYNGLNDTSELIESIHTHVHSVSYEIIVVDNASKEDEATKLKEKYPSINVISSKVNRGFSGGNNLGIKQAKGIFILLLNNDTYVADDSFHYLIETFAKSPSIGIVCPKICFATERQCIQYAGYTPLSNITLRNKTIGLGEEDNGQYDNPYNTAYAHGAALMISREAINAIGLMPEIFFLYYEEIDWSTSAKEHGYEIWYNGHCTVFHKESQSTGQLSALRTFYMTRNRLLYALRHKKGIVQWITILYLTTIAATKNSIQFIIKKRFDLAAATYKGIMAFMWLPNKLTK
- a CDS encoding hemerythrin domain-containing protein, with the translated sequence MDKLQKYKSTDKMSDLICDNYSLLQVMSRFGLSLGFGDKTVKEVCEMNKVDYHTFLTVVNFMEEGFSRMNDETEDISIPALVDYLRQAHVYFLDFSLPSIRRKLIDAIDYSEKDVVSLILNFFDVYVREVRKHMEYEEKTVFKYVDDLLCNQAKKDYQISTFSKHHDQISEMLTELKNIIIKYCPSKANNNLLNAVLFDIFACEEALDSHCKVEDYLFVPAILKLERRICSDKK
- the fldA gene encoding flavodoxin FldA encodes the protein MNKIGIFYGSTTGTAEDIARKIAAKLNLPKTDIYDASKITEELVKQYDVLLLGTSTWGDGELQDDWYDGVKVLKAAGISHKYVALFGCGDAESYSDTFCGGMGNLYEDLKDTGCTFCGATDTDGYSFSASGSVVNDKFVGLAIDEVNEDDKTDGRIDNWIEILKKECLN
- the gpmA gene encoding 2,3-diphosphoglycerate-dependent phosphoglycerate mutase, with protein sequence MRKLVLVRHGESQWNQQNRFTGWADVALSEKGEKEAREAGRLIKEAGLSFDIAFSSILKRAIKTQHLLQEEADQMWIPEIHHWRLNERHYGALQGLNKAETAQKYGDEQVHIWRRSYDIVPPLLSSEDERCAFHENKYKKLDQSMLPLGESLKLTIKRVLPFWYDSIAPALLDDKTVLVVAHGNSLRALIKYLDQISDDNIVSLEIPTGIPQVYELDNSLKPLKHYYLK
- a CDS encoding sugar transferase: MQYLIYIGENNDTIEHFTEMSEGVFCATPSCSKATKLIDNIKEKEKIALLYEQKSTNEDLSDIIYLRKKYPKVYMILITKSLNKEEGLKYLKAGINNTISPDANKTVINIMAEFINKRKQSINKREKRPTIQTFKLPIWKRLFDIFFSFIALVCLSPLLILTAIAILIESKGGIIYKSKRVGSNYLIFDFLKFRSMYINADKRLKELETLNQYQSEEDSPNSDKKENIGAGSLNDAVLISDDFVISEQDYISQKSHEKDSSFKKLEHDPRITKIGHFIRKYSIDELPQLINILKGDMSIVGNRPLPLYEAELLTSDEYIDRFMAPAGLTGLWQVEKRGEAGTLSAEERKQFDILYAKNFSFWLDLKIIFRTLTAFIQKEDV
- a CDS encoding acyltransferase, whose amino-acid sequence is MNLSTFKQKIDQHPALKSALHNFIMHPVKAKPRWWIHLFYFIYLKRSKGSVIYRSVRKDLPPFNRFALGCYSVVEDFCCLNNAVGDIIIGDYTRIGLRNTIIGPVTIGNYVNLAQNITVSGLNHNYQNVDMRIDEQGVTTLPITIEDDVWIGANAIILPGVTLGRHCVVSAGSVVSRSMPSYSVCAGIPARVIKQYNFENKKWEKV
- a CDS encoding response regulator transcription factor, which produces MKNNETIRIAIAEASVIIRSGLTVALRRLPNLKIQPIELGSIDALNDCLRTQPPDILIVNPAFGNYFDVSRFREDVYGKGIRVVALVSSFIDAALLSKYDDSIAICDDLELIAVKISRLQNIEPAEDNDNQETLSLREREIVVCVVKGMTNKEIAEQLFLSIHTVITHRRNISRKLQIHSAAGLTIYAIVNKLVEIGEIKDL